One part of the Kryptolebias marmoratus isolate JLee-2015 linkage group LG13, ASM164957v2, whole genome shotgun sequence genome encodes these proteins:
- the vtnb gene encoding vitronectin b, with product MKPAVVLLGLVLLLDTTFGAEESCEGRCGSFDPQKKCQCDSMCVYYGSCCRDFYTICPRKISRGDTFEEAEETNLSGLTTTLGPTANTVAPTVLPSPTPPPTTPGPMLPSDPDVAPCSGRPFDAFLQLKNGSIYAFRGEYFFELDDKSILPGYPKLIQDVWGISGPVSAAFTRINCQGKSYIFKGKKYWRFDGDVLDEDYPRDISIGFEGVPDDVDAAFAVPAPNHRGKEKAYFFKGDKYYQYEFKHQPSHEECIQMSRSSPSVLFTQYTDLFCDEALEDLISELFGGSFSSPDVGPRFISRDWYGIRAPVDAAMVGRVHLSPRPTPPGRRRNSRRRRPSKRRGSHRRRQSRHIFDDLWLYDWLELVEDYSDVVDETTVQDHKSTPVQNVYFFMRDKYYRVALQTKRVDTASPPYPRSIAKYWLGCEQEEVPDPSRAEK from the exons ATGAAGCCAGCAGTGGTTCTGCTGGGCCTCGTCCTCCTGCTGGACACCACCTTCGGGGCAGAAG AGTCCTGCGAGGGTCGCTGTGGCTCTTTTGACCCCCAGAAGAAGTGCCAGTGTGACTCCATGTGTGTGTACTACGGGAGCTGCTGCAGGGACTTTTACACCATCTGTCCCAGAAAAA TTTCTCGAGGGGACACGTTCGAAGAAGCAGAGGAGACAAATCTCAGTGGGCTCACCACGACTCTCGGACCAACTGCAAACACGGTCGCACCCACGGTCCTTCCCTCtccaacccccccacccaccacccCAGGGCCCATGTTGCCCTCTGACCCTGACGTGGCGCCCTGCAGCGGCCGGCCTTTCGATGCCTTTTTGCAGCTGAAGAACGGGTCAATCTACGCgttcagag gtgaatatttttttgagCTGGATGACAAATCCATACTTCCTGGTTACCCCAAACTTATCCAGGATGTGTGGGGGATCTCTGGGCCCGTCAGCGCTGCGTTCACACGCATCAACTGCCAGGGAAAATCCTACATCTTTAAG GGTAAAAAGTACTGGAGGTTTGATGGCGACGTCTTGGACGAGGACTACCCAAGGGACATTTCAATCGGGTTTGAAGGCGTACCTGATGATGTCGATGCGGCATTTGCTGTACCAGCACCGAATCACCGTGGAAAAGAGAAAGCTTACTTTTTCAAAG GGGATAAATATTACCAGTACGAGTTCAAGCACCAGCCGTCCCATGAAGAGTGCATCCAAATGAGCAGATCTTCCCCCTCTGTGCTGTTCACGCAATACACAGACCTGTTCTGCGATGAGGCGTTGGAGGATCTCATCTCTGAGCTTTTTGGCGGTTCCT TCAGCAGTCCCGATGTTGGCCCGAGGTTCATCAGTAGAGACTGGTATGGCATCAGGGCCCCGGTAGACGCTGCCATGGTGGGGAGAGTTCATCTCAGTCCCAGACCCACGCCGCctgggaggaggagaaacagtCGAAGGAGGAGGCCCAGCAAGAGGCGAGGCTCGCATCGGAGAAGGCAGAGTCGTCATATTTTCGATGATTTGTGGCTCTACGACTGGCTTGAACTTGTTGAAGATTACAGCGACGTGGTTGATGAAACCACAGTGCAGGACCACAAAAGCACCCCAGTTCAGAACGTGTACTTTTTCATGAGAG ACAAGTACTACAGAGTGGCTCTGCAGACAAAACGTGTGGACACTGCCAGCCCTCCTTACCCACGATCCATCGCAAAATACTGGCTGGGCTGCGAGCAGGAGGAGGTCCCTGATCCATCCAGGGCAGAGAAGTGA
- the cryba1b gene encoding crystallin, beta A1b: protein MALTNPMPMGPWKITVYDQEYFQGRRMEFTACCQNIMECGMENIRSLKVECGAWVGYEHSSFCGQQFVLEKGDYPRFEAYSGSNSYRIERMMSFRPICCASHKESRMTIYEMENMMGRQFELCDDYPSLQAMGWMNNEVGSMQIHCGAFVCYQYPGYRGHQYIMECDCRGGEYKCYREFGSHAQTPQIQSIRRIQH from the exons atGGCTCTGACGAACCCCATGCCCATGGGCCCCTGGAAG ATCACCGTGTACGACCAGGAGTACTTCCAGGGCCGGCGTATGGAGTTCACCGCCTGCTGCCAGAACATCATGGAGTGTGGGATGGAGAACATCCGCTCTCTGAAGGTCGAGTGTGGCGC ctGGGTGGGCTATGAGCACTCCAGCTTCTGTGGCCAGCAGTTTGTGCTGGAGAAGGGAGACTACCCTCGCTTTGAGGCCTACAGCGGCAGCAACTCCTACCGCATCGAGAGGATGATGTCCTTCAGGCCCATCTGCTGCGCT AGCCACAAGGAGTCCCGCATGACCATTTATGAGATGGAGAACATGATGGGTCGTCAGTTCGAGCTGTGCGATGACTACCCCTCTCTGCAGGCCATGGGCTGGATGAACAACGAGGTCGGGTCCATGCAGATTCACTGCGGCGC ctttgtGTGCTACCAGTACCCCGGTTACCGTGGCCACCAGTACATCATGGAGTGCGACTGTCGCGGAGGAGAGTACAAGTGTTACCGTGAGTTCGGCTCCCACGCCCAGACTCCCCAGATTCAGTCAATCAGGAGGATCCAGCACTGA
- the slc13a2 gene encoding solute carrier family 13 member 2 — translation MGNSLKWLCYHRNYFIIVITPLAFLTLPLASPTSEARCGYVIILMALYWCTECMPLAVTALLPVVLFPMMGIMKAGDVSIEYLKDSNMLFIGGLLVAIAVENWNLHKRIALRVLLLVGVRPSLLMMGFMIVSSFLSMWISNTATTAMMLPIAHAVLQQLKATELQAEERDFQAEAQENHGFELEMRETREEVADEKKLPQANGVVEPMQNSELLREFRRQAMEEKYDLLTKGMSLSVCYSASIGGTATLTGTTPNLILKGQMDKLFPGNGDVINFASWFGFAFPNMVLMLVISWLWLQFMFLGFNLKKSFGCGMKSDRDKEAYAVMRGEYRKLGSMKFAEGAVLTIFVLLVLLWFTREPGFIPGWATVLFNQDGAFVSDGTVAIFMSMLFFVIPSRLPTCGSYGHSEEGKLVKVPPTLLTWQVVHERMPWNIILLLGGGFALAAGSEVSGLSKWLGDSLAPLKEIPPFAISILLSLLVATFTECSSNTATTTLFLPILGSMATAIQIHPLYVMLPCTIAASLAFMLPVATPPNAIAFSFGNLKVIDMVKAGFMLNIIGILCINMGINTWGYAMFNMGTFPHWANNTHSQP, via the exons ATGGGGAACTCGTTGAAATGGTTGTGTTACCACAGAAACTACTTCATTATTGTCATCACTCCACTCGCCTTTCTTACCCTGCCACTGGCCAGTCCTACTTcg gaGGCGAGATGCGGCTATGTGATCATCCTTATGGCTCTTTATTGGTGCACAGAGTGTATGCCTCTGGCTGTGACCGCCCTGCTTCCAGTCGTCCTTTTCCCCATGATGGGCATCATGAAGGCTGGAGAC GTCAGTATTGAGTATCTGAAGGACTCGAACATGCTGTTCATCGGAGGCCTCTTGGTGGCCATCGCAGTGGAGAACTGGAACCTTCATAAACGCATCGCTCTCCGGGTTTTGCTGCTGGTTGGCGTTCGTCCATCTCT GTTAATGATGGGCTTCATGATTGTGTCGTCCTTCCTGTCCATGTGGATCAGCAACACGGCCACGACGGCCATGATGCTGCCCATCGCTCACGCTGTGctccagcagctgaaagcaACAGAGCTTCAAGCAGAAGAACGGGATTTCCAGGCTGAAGCCCAAGAAAACCACGGGTTTGAGCTGGAGATGAGAGAAACCAGGGAGGAAGTGGCGGATGAGAAAAAGCTTCCACAGGCGAACGGCGTCG TTGAGCCCATGCAAAACTCAGAGTTATTGCGGGAATTCAGAAGACAAGCTATGGAGGAAAAGTATGACCTCCTGACCAAAGGAAtgagtctgagtgtgtgttacTCTGCCAGCATCGGAGGCACGGCCACGCTCACCGGCACGACCCCTAACCTCATCCTCAAGGGCCAAATGGACAA GCTATTCCCGGGCAACGGAGATGTGATCAACTTTGCCAGCTGGTTCGGATTTGCCTTTCCCAACATGGTGCTCATGCTGGTGATCTCCTGGCTCTGGCTTCAGTTTATGTTTCTGGGCTTCAA CCTGAAGAAGTCATTCGGCTGCGGCATGAAAAGCGACAGAGATAAGGAGGCGTATGCTGTGATGAGAGGCGAGTACAGGAAGCTGGGCAGTATGAAGTTTGCTGAAGGAGCCGTGCTCACCATCTTCGTCCTGCTCGTGCTCCTGTGGTTCACCAGGGAGCCGGGCTTCATCCCCGGCTGGGCCACAGTGCTCTTCAACCAGGACGGGGC GTTTGTGTCAGACGGGACTGTCGCCATCTTCATGTCCATGCTCTTCTTCGTCATTCCCTCTCGGCTGCCCACATGTGGCAGCTACGGCCACAGCGAGGAAG GTAAGCTGGTGAAGGTTCCCCCGACGCTGCTGACCTGGCAGGTTGTCCATGAGCGAATGCCCTGGAACATCATCCTGCTGCTGGGAGGAGGCTTCGCTCTGGCCGCCGGCAGTGAG gTGTCAGGTCTGTCCAAATGGCTGGGAGACAGTTTGGCGCCTCTGAAGGAAATCCCCCCCTTTGCCATCTCGATCCTGCTGTCCCTGCTTGTTGCAACGTTCACGGAGTGCTCCAGCAACACGGCCACCACCACTCTGTTCCTGCCCATCCTGGGCTCaatg GCCACGGCGATCCAGATCCACCCTCTTTACGTGATGCTGCCGTGCACGATCGCTGCCTCTCTGGCCTTCATGCTGCCCGTGGCCACACCACCGAACGCCATCGCCTTCTCGTTTGGGAACCTCAAAGTCATAGACATG GTAAAAGCCGGCTTCATGCTGAACATCATTGGGATCCTCTGCATTAATATGGGCATCAACACCTGGGGATACGCCATGTTCAACATGGGCACATTTCCTCATTGGGCCAACAACACACACAGCCAGCCTTAg
- the unc119b gene encoding protein unc-119 homolog B: MSYSCTSRGNSQDPSASSANNAARSGDSAADSTGSGSPTQAAAMKVKKGCNSAEVVGVPATTEEELQARTAISPEDVLGLQKITANYLCGPEENIYNIDFTRFKIRDMETGTVLFEITKPPSTDKAGEKRDIDPNAGRFVRYQFTPAFLRLRQVGATVEFTVGDMPIENFRMIERHYFREKLLKSFDFEFGFCMPSSKNTCEHIYEFPPLSEDIIREMVVHPYETQSDSFYFVDNKLVMHNKADYSYNGGT, from the exons ATGAGCTATTCCTGTACCAGCAGAGGCAACAGCCAGGACCCGTCAGCATCGAGCGCCAACAACGCAGCCCGGAGCGGCGACAGCGCGGCGGACAGCACCGGCAGCGGCAGCCCGACGCAAGCGGCGGCGATGAAGGTGAAGAAAGGCTGCAACTCCGCCGAGGTGGTGGGGGTCCCGGCGACCacggaggaggagctgcaggcgAGGACGGCGATCAGCCCGGAGGATGTCCTGGGCTTGCAGAAGATCACTGCGA ATTATCTGTGCGGCCCGGAGGAGAACATTTACAACATCGACTTCACGAGGTTCAAGATCAGAGACATGGAGACGGGCACTGTGCTGTTTGAGATCACCAAACCTCCATCCACAG ATAAAGCAGGAGAGAAGCGGGACATCGACCCAAACGCCGGCCGCTTTGTCCGTTACCAGTTCACGCCCGCTTTCCTTCGACTGCGGCAAGTTGGAGCCAC AGTCGAGTTCACAGTCGGAGACATGCCGATAGAAAACTTCAGGATGATTGAGAGACATTATTTCAGAGAAAAGTTGCTCAAGAGTTTCGACTTTGAGTTCGGCTTCTGCATGCCCAGCAGCAAGAACACCTGCGAACACATCTACGAGTTCCCACCTCTGTCCGAGGACATTA TCAGAGAGATGGTCGTCCACCCGTACGAGACGCAATCCGACAGCTTCTACTTTGTGGACAACAAGCTGGTGATGCACAACAAGGCAGACTACTCGTACAACGGCGGGACGTAG